The genomic region CCTACAACAAGTTCGCGCGGTCTACGATAAGTCGAATGAACGGTGGGAGCTGCATCTCGTCTGCAAAGACGAAGTCGAGACGCCCACCGCACCCGGCAACGAAACGGCGGGTATCGATCTCGGCATCAGCAACTTCGCGGCAGTCGCGTACAACACCGACGAAGCCGACCTGTACCCCGGCAACTGCCTCAAATAAGACGGGTACTACTCGCCGATTCGCTCGTCGACATCTGCGTCTAACGCCTCTATATCGAGTTCCGTCAAGATCTCGTCCTCTACATCAAGGAGGATTTCCTGAAGTTCCTGGAGGATTGTTTCGGCTTCGAGGACGGGAATCTCCTGCTCGCGAGCCATGATCCGGGCAGTCATCTCCGATTTCGTGTAGGCCCGAGCGTATTCGATGGTCGTCGCCAGACCGCTGACTCCGTGGCGTTCGACGTAGAGTTCGATATTGTCGTTTGAGTCGCGTTGAGCCAGGGCAACGAGAAGGGTCGGGGTGATTTGAAACGTCTCTTCCCCGGTCTGTATGGTCAGATCGACCCGACGAGCGCTATATCGGTGCGGCTGAGAGTCCGTCACGCGCTTGAGGACACCGATTTCCACGAGATGCTTGACATCCTCGTAGACCGTGGTTTGAGAACTCGCAAAACGGCTTGCGAGCTCCTCTACAGTAGGGGTGTTAACTTCGAGTACCCGAGCGTACAGACGTGCGAACCGTTCGTTTTGGATCACGTCAGAAACTGCCAGCATCGTGTCCAACGGGTGCGAACCCGAGAGAGCTGATTCGTTAATCCATTTTAATTTCCGCGGAATACATAAAGTAGTATCGTGGGCTAAGTGGTGCTTCCAACCGTTGATTGAGGGGTTTGTTATTCATCAAACCGGAGAAGAGACTCATTATTTGACAGTACCACTATGCAAGATGTCAAGATGTAGAGGATAGAGGATCCATGCAGCACTTGATTACTATTGATTTCATTTCATTATTGACGGATTAGCCACTCGGTGAGCGTGCGTATGTATAGATTCCCACAGAGGGCGTAGGCTTTCGAGACTACGGCAAGTTATTCTGCGCGTTCAACAAGCTCTCGTCATTATTCTCGACCGCTGTCCACCACATCTTCAATACAGCAATCGTAACGCGTTTTGGTGGTTGTTCAGTCCCGATACAGGATTGCTTGTGTGCGTCGAGATTATTAGGTGGGTGAAAATGCCGTACTGGTTTCTTGGTGGTCTTATTCGCTGCCTCGCGTCCGAATCTAAATTCTAGTCCTTCTTCCCGATAGTGGTACTTGTAGTCTCCATTTTCCCACCACTGGATATCGAAATACCCAGCCTGCTTGTGGATTCCAGGCGTAATAGTGGCTCGTGCTGTTCTAACGTCTTTCCCGTCACGCGGTTTGAACGGTTGCCCTTTCTGGTATCGGAATCGCACTTTGACAACTCCTCTCCCGAGTTGTTGGTGCATCTGATTCACGCTCTCATTAATCGCTGCTGAATCGATTGGAGAGCCGTTCCCCATCCGCATTATTGGAGTGGGGCCTGATTGTTACTGGGGGTCGTTGTTTGATTATCTGTACGCCTATCTTCCGGTTCATCTACGATCGACGCCTGCTCTTTTGCTTCTTTGAGGCGGTATGCCGCTCTGAGGTGGCTTAATTCTCGTTTTGCTGTCCGCCAGTGAGAGATGTCGTCGAGTTCATTCTGGTCAAGTTCCTTGTCTGAAATCAGAAGTTCCTCTGGGTCATTCACGTCATATTTGGATTTGTACTCTGTGAGTTCCTGTTTTATTCGTTGAATTTGATTGACAAGCGTTTCGCTGGTGGCGAGTTTCCTGATCTGTTTGAGAAGATGCCACTCTGGATCTCGACTGTATAGCTTTCCAGAGTCGGTCTGATGACTTCTAACGATGCCTTCTTCTGCAAGCTTGTTGAGTGTCGTCCTGGCTTTTGTTTCTGAGACGAGAGCTGTGTCTGAGATGTCGGACGCCGATTTCGGAGTCGTCGTTCTGTTGATCACCGTGCGAATTCGTTCGTCTGCAGTGCTCTGGTCTTTCCACTCTGCGGCGGCGAAGTCATCGATGTCCTCAAAGTCATCGTCATTAACACTGAATGGATCAATATCATCCACGGTCACCGGTTCGTTCGGGATTTCCTCTTCAGAGGGGAATTCGTCGGGGGCGTCCGGGGATGGGTCGCCAGTCATACAATACACCATGCCGTAGACACACATATATTTTTCTGACCCGCATATATGTGCTTTAGGACTTTGATATCGATGGTCTTGATACTAATTACCGTAGATTATTTCCGTATATCGCCGGGCCCGAGGTCGGCGGATGCTGGTAATTGATCGGCCGCCGCATCACCTTTCCTGGCCGATTACCAAAGCCGCCGAAGAGGTCGATGATTCGATAGACTGCACCACCACTCCAGTCACACTGCTCGCTCGAACACACCGCGTTAGCCAGGGCTCCGTTCTCTGTATCCAGGCGGACACTCTGGAGATCGAGTCGCTCGCTACAGCGTGGGCACGTCGCTGGGACTTGCGCATAGCGGTACCCTGTACCGACGTCGATATCACCTTGATCAGCGTCGATGCCATGAAGCCCATCGACGAGATGGCCGATTCGTGAACGGAACTCGGTGAGAAGCGCGTTGCGGGCTTGTTCGTCGACGGGCAGTTCGGCTCTATTAAGGGTAATCGTTACTCGGTACGCTGTCGTCTCATTAATGTCTTTCATCGGGTTCACCTCTGGGTTGGGGGGTACGTTCGATTCCCCCGCACTCCTTCAGGGGGCGAAAAAACTCTCCGACTAAATCCAAGTAAGACCAATACGAACTCCGCTATCAGCGGTTGTCTTCTTCCTCGGACTCACCCTTCTTGTGAACGGATTTCGTCGGCCTGTTGTTTGAGCCGGCGGAGAATTCGAACACGCTGCTGATTCGCGTTTTCGTACGCGACACACGCTCGCAGCGTCTCCATATCGTGAATAGTCACGATTCCCGCATTGATGAGTCGCAAGTTTGGTGGTTCGAGTCGCTGTGCTGGCGACAGTCCGTTCGAATCTCTTTCTTGCTCTTCTAAGTTGCTCACTGATGATCGCCTCCGCCCTTACAGAGGCGAAATAGACCGCACCTACTCGCTACTCGTCGTCTTCCCCCGGTTGAATCTGGCGGGCATCTTCGGCGAGGTCATGGATGTACCCCCGAAGCGTCTCCATGTCCTCGCGGGCGTCTTCGAGCGTCTTACCTTTCGCTTTCGCGATCACCTCGTCCTGATCTCTGGTGCCGGTTCCTCGTTTGAGCTTCACAGTGAGTGAAACTCCAACATCGCTTCGTTCGACATACTCGGTTCGTTTCGTGCGCTCTTCACTGGACGACGATTCAACTACTCGGCCTGGTTGTTGCTTTGAGTCAGACATTCGCTCTCCACGAGAGCCCTTTGACAGCTCTCGCATCCCTTCAGAGGGTGAAAAACAAGTGGTTAGTCTGCGCTAGCGGGAGTACTGTCTACGTCGACGTCGTCGAGAAGAGGATAGTCGATGTGCATCTCAATTTTATCGAAGGGGACAATTGGTTGAATCGCTCCCCCAGGGCCTCCTTCTTTGAGTTCGAGGATGCCCAGCACCTCCAGTTGTTTCAGATCTGCATGGACATCAGAGACGTCGCGGTCGACGAGTCGTGCAGCCTTGCGCATACTTGATGGGTGCTCTTTGGCGATCGCCTGAATGAGATTGAGGCGCAGTGGGGTGAGGCTGTCGACGAGATCGTCATAGGTCCCGAACTGGAGTACTGCACGCTCATCACTTTTGCCCAGTTCATCAGCCTCGGCACTCTGAATGAACTGGAGCGTATCCTCTCGGAGCTGTGCTCGGTCGCCGACGGTGATGTGAAGCGTGGTCATGTTCGGGTGTGTTGGATGTGTGTTTTGCCTTCTGTCAATAGGGACGTTGCGGGTTGCCACCAATGGTGTCCCAGTATTCGTCAGCACTGGCCCAGAACTCGACGTCTGCGTCACCGGAAGCGGTGTGGAGTTCGTGGCCTTTGGTGTCTTCGTGGGCGTTGTCGTAACGGATGAGCGTTAGGTCTTGCAGCGTTCCCAGATGAAGGGTGTACTTCCAGCCGGACGGGTAGGCATCTGTATCGGTCGTCCGTCGGATGACTAGGTTCTCGACGAGTCCGGCTTCGACGTGGGGTGTAGCGGTGCGTGAGTTCGTAGCCCATCCCTCATCCGTTGGGTAGCCGCCCAACACTGTAAGTGTGTTGGGGATATTCCCAACAGCTACTCAGATAATTGCGGGATATCGCTATCCAGCTATGGGGCGATGAGCTCATCCGCTTCCGCTCCAACCACTGCCTCAATCTCACCCCCGGTGAGACGCCAACGGTCGTTGGGACCGGCACACTCCAGTTGACTCACGACCTCGTTCTTGAACTGGGTGTAGTGCGTTAGCGCAAATTCTTCGTCATCTGTGTAGTTGAGTAGGAGCGCGAGTGCAAGCTGCGCTGGACCACTCCCACCGTATCCCCATTCGAACCCTATGGGGCTGTGGTTCGCCACCTTGAGACTCCGGTGTGGCGTGAGCTGTTCATGATTAGGTAGTTTCTCCACGACAGCGCGTCCTCGTTGTCGATAGCCGATGTAGACGACATCGCGGTCAGTTCTTTGGCGTCTCTGCTCGGGCGATTGTGGGTCGATAATTCTACTCATTGGTCTGATCGAAGGTACTCGTTCGAGCACCCCCCGCACCCCTCAGGGGGCGAAAAACTGCCCCATGTTCGCAGAATGACGACGAAGATGTACTATTAACCAACAAATTCTGTGATTACCGAGTCATGTTGGTTAAGATGGGTGGAGACAATCGATTTCACTCCGCAGATGCTGTGTGCTCTGACACACGGGAGAAACGGGAGGATGGTCAGTGCTATGACTAGTCGTCTACCTGGGGGACTCGCCAGATCGATGCGAGTCGTTCGGCAAGTTCTTGATTCCGTTCTCGAATCGTCTTTTCCGTCCAATTATCGCACTCCTCAAAATACCCGTTCAGCTCGACGTGGCTTTCCATGAGGAGTTCACGCTTTTCGTCAAATGGCCGATTCGAGAGCTCTGGATTGTAGCCACTGAGGGTTAGATTGCCAAGGGCGTGAAGCCACTGGTCGTGGATACGTTCCCATTCATCGCCAAGCATCGCTTTCCACTCGTCGCCCCATTCGTTGTCGTCGATCGTCTGCGGCATGACGTGCTCAATCGTGAGCTCATCATACTGAACCGGCTCTTTGTGTCCGAACTGCTCCTCAAGTGTTCGAAGAACGAGCCACGTTTTCTTTTTGTCGCGGTTGTACATATCAAATCGGAGGATGTTGTCAAGGAGTTCTGTGTCATCTGGCCATCCTTGACTTTTCAGATAGGCGAATAGCGAGCCTTTCACGTCGTCGTCTTCGATGGACCGTGCAGCAATCGGGAAGGTTCGGTAGTAGCCCCGCGTGCTTCGGCCGCAAATGAACCGCCGAAGAACGAAGCTTTCCAGTCCGTGTAGAGTCTCGAGAAGTTCATCTATCGAGAGGTTATCCGAATCCCATCTGTACAGCAGATTCAACACTAGCTGATGAGCCGTTCCAATTTCGAGATATTGGAGGCGACGCAGCGCGTTGGTAAGCTCTTCGTTTGGTGCCGTTTCCGGTCGCTGAATCCAGAGATAGAGGTCACCATAGTACGAGAGTTCATCCACGAGTTCTCTGGGTGTCATCTCTGACGTCCGCCGCTTGAACTGATGGTAGATTTCGTTTTTCTGGACGTACTCACCGGTTCGCATCATATAGTCACGATAGAACTCCGTGAGATCGACCCCCGAATAGTCATCCGTCTCTTCGAACTTTTGCTCAAACGGCATCCAGTGTTCATCGTTGAACCGATCTTGCTCGGTCAGAGAGAGCTGCATAAAGACATGGTTCCGGATAAGATCAGACTCTTCAAGCTGAAGCCCACGCTCGTTTAGAGTCTCGAAGATAGCGTAGGGATTCTCGTCTTCAGAAGTCGTGATCATCACCAACGGAAGCTGTTGGATGATGATTTGCTTGAGCCGATCAAGCGTTTCAATCTCATCATCACCATTCACTTCCTCTATCTTGCTGTACAGGAAGTCATAGCTCTGGTAGATTGATGTCTCCGCAAGGTTCTCGTCTACGCTTTCCTGCTCCACGATGGTGAAGAGGGCGTCCCGATCTTCGGCACGTGAGATAACTTTGAACTTCTCGACCCCGTCTTTGAATTCGTCAATGAGATACTTCTTGTTAATTTCTTCAGCGAAGCTATTGTGTCGCTCATCGTTTACCTCGGTCGCATAGTCTCGGATAGCACTGAGGAAGAGCGTGAGAGTGATGAGACGTTGCTGTCCATCGATAACGAGATATTCTGGCACAGTCCCCGGGCGATGATTCCCGGGCATTACAACGAACGTACCAATGAAGTGTTCTTCAGAAAGCGAGTCGGCCTCCAAGAGGTTTTGCACGTCGGACCAGAGAGCATCTAATTCATCGGTCCCCCACGAATAGTTCCGTTGGAAGACTGGAATTACGAATTGCTTCTCGCCTGCAAACACACTTTGGAGAAATTGATCTTCAGCGTCCATTACTGTCCCAACATGCTAAACCGATTGTCATAAGCGTAGGGGGAATATGGCCCAACAGCGGCCGAATAACCGTTCCAGGGACCCTCCCTATGACTATTCTCACTAAGTACCACCCAACGGTATGTTGTCAGAACTTCCGACGTCTACATCACTCTCTCCTCAACCACTCATTTTTCACACCTTCTGGGGGAGGACTTTTCGAAATCACTGGTTCTCCTTCACCTGGAACCAATCGAAGTTCTCCGTCTTCGATATACACGTCTACGACATCGGTATCGACCGGGTCGATTCCAAGTTGGACAAGATCTGTCCCTGTGAGTGCGATACCGATCCCTAATGGGGTACTATCCCTGCATCGGTTCTCTCGAGCTGATGTAACTGGCTCCTCTGGCTCTTCGTGTGGAGGCATTCTTGTTACGAGTTGAGATACACCATAACCTCATTTTCTTCCTTCGAGCCGACCTGATTTCTGGAATTCAGCACGCCGCTCAGCGCTCCGCTTCGCCGCGATGTCTCGCGTCCGCTTCTCCCGACCTTCCTGCGTCCCCAGCTCTGCCTGGGCACTGATGCGCTCCAACTCAGCCTCTCGCGCCCGAATGCGCTCTTCCTGTTCGAGGGTCGCACCGTAGATCCGCTCGTCACTGGTATCGACCATCCCGTCTGGGTGGTTCGCATCGACCTTCGCCTGCACCTCCATCTGCACCGTCGCCTGGAACTTCAGCGTCTCATCGACGACCTCGAAGCCGTCTTCGTCGACCGCCGCTTCGTCCGCCTTTTCGAATGCCTGTTCATCGACCGAAACTACATTATCAAAGACGTTCTTATTTGGCATCGGAACTCAACCTAGTTCCGAAGGCGCTCACGCGCCCGACACCGCGGTGCTCCTACATCGCGGTTCTTCGACGACATCGACCGACAGAAGCATTTGCGCGCTCTCGCTCGCGCCTTCGCGAGCGCCCCATGGGGAGGCCACCCAACCAGCACCGCGCGCCGACCCGCCTGGAGCGAGCGACGCGGAGGGCGGCAGCGGCGAGCGGGGCGGGCCGTAGAGAAACACCGTTCAACCACTCTCGACGCTCAGTTACCCAGCCGACATCCTGGCGGACTCAGAAAGGGCGAGGCCGTCTCGGTCGTCCCCCGGCCCCGCAAGCACTGCAGGCACGAGGAGCGCAGCGGTGGTCGCGGGATGCCGAGCGACCGAGGGCTTTTATCTGTTGTGCCTACGTCCTCGACAGAGCCTGGTCTGTGTTGCAAAATGCCGAATTGATTTATACATTAGTTCGCTAATATGCAACAGTATGCTCACAGAAGCTGAGGTTCGCGCCCTTACAGCCCTCCACGGTGAGCAGACGGTCTCTGACCTTGCAACGAATCTCGATCGGAGTCTCAGCTACACGTCAGAACTCGTCGAGCGGCTCGAAACGGCTGGCCTCGTCGAGACACGTCGACAGGGGAAAACAAAGCGGATTCGACTGTCGGACGCAAAGGCCCTCGAGTTACTCACGAAACTCACACAACAGTATTCACACATCGACTGGCCGGAGCTGTTGTCAGGGGCTGCCCTCCGTGTGTGCTACTACCTCGACACCCCGCGGACCCCGACCAAACTCGCACGCCGCGCCGACGTCCACCGAAGTACCGTCCACCGTGCGCTAGCCCCGCTTCAGCATCGCGGAATCGTCTACCAAACTGACGACGGGGCGTACACACTGAACGATGGCTTCGAACCGCTGAGCGTATTCGCTCGTGAGCTTGCCCATCACGTCCACCGCCAGACTGTCGAAGCACAGACCGACACGTACTCGATTCTGTGGGAATCGCTTGACGAGTTCCTTGTACAGATGCCGACTGAGATCGACAACGAACACTTCATCCCGACAGGCCCAGACCAGTTCCAGCGATACAGAGCCGGAAGTCGTGAAAGAGAAAGGCGAGCCTGTCGAGCAGTATCCGCCGCCCGGCGAAGGCTGGTAGTCATCTCAACCTGGGAATATCTGGGGCGAAGCGCCCCCGGTCAGTGTCGGTAATCAGGGGCGCGTCCGTCGACAGCGTACTCCTCAGCCAACTCCACGACATCATAGACGTGAATCCCTGATTTGAACCACAGCACACGGTCATCCATCCCCTCAAAGTCATCCGACGAGCAATCCAATCGCTCAGATACGGCGACGATGAGATTATCACGGTCGGCGTCTCGTATTTTCGCCAGCTTCTTATCAAGATATTCGGGCGTCCAGAACCCGACGATCTCGAACACTACCCGCCGTCCATCTGGGTGTTCGATAGCGAAATCGGGAAGCATTACCTCCGCACCCAAGTCCAGCACATCATCCTCTCGGACGAGTTTCCAGTCCGTATTCATTCGCTCCCACTTCTGAGCAAGCGTTCGTTCGACATCAGAGTCGAACTCGCCTTGAGCCGAGTAGTGCGAAGACAATCCACTGGAGGAGTCAAGCTCAAACGAGAGTGTCCGACCTGCGGATCCGCTTTCATCGTTGAGAATATCCGCCTCCATTTTCCAGCGATCACACAACGGGAGTGCAGGCAGGAAGTTTGCCATCCGTATCCCGTACTTCCGTGATTTCGAGAAGAGAGACGCTGCTCCGTCTAGAATCGCCTCATACCCGTCAGCAACGTCTGTACTGGGGACACGATTACCGTCGCTATCGATTGGATAGATACGGTGCATCAAGCCGAATAGCTTGACATAGCTAAAAACAGTCGCAAATGAGTCCCAAACCCGTATCCGCATCTCGGTTGCATCGTAGAGTTCCGCCTGTGCCAGAGCCAGATTGTATCGCGTGAGAAGCCAGTCAACTGTGATGGTATCCTCAGCGTAGGACTCCTCACTATCACCCGTGAGTCGCGTTGTTGTTGATGACTCATCAGCCCCCTCGTATTTATCGGAAACACGGTGTCCAAAGCGGACGAGTCGCTTGTTCTCCTCCAAGTCCGCATACATCCCCCGATAGCACTCTTCAAGCGAGATACCCAGTCGATCAGCAACGGTACTGTATATCCACACGGATTGGGTATCCTCTCCCAACGTTGGTTGACGGACAATCGGGTGATTCCTGTTCGCAACTTCGAAAAGCTCCTGTCGAATCTCCCGTGAGTCAACTGGAGCAACCGTCTCAAACTCACATTCATCTTTCAGTAGCTTCGCCAGCCCTTGGACGATTTTGTAGTCGGTATCCGAAACCGTGAGCTGGTCAATTGTGTCTTCCAACTCTCCTTTCGATTCGCCGAGATGCTCCTCAAAAATCTGGATGAGCTCCGCCGCTGTCTCTCGATACTGTTGCTCGTCAGTATCGATGAGCAACGGAGTAATGCTATTCTCGTCCGTGCGTGAGCGTGCAAGGTCAGCTGTTAGCATCTGAAGTCACCCCCTGCCGACGTTGTTCGGAAACGTAGGTCTCCATTGTGTCTTCGGCGATGATCTCGTAGAGACGAGCGGGTTGTCGGTCGTCTGTTGGACGGAGAATTCGCCCTAATCGTTGTGCATACTGGCGTTTCGACGCACTCCCTGAGAGAATAATCCCAACGTTCGCCGCAGGCACGTCGATTCCCTCATCAAGCACCTGTGAGGTAGCGAGCATCGAGTACTCCCCTGTCCGAAACCGCTCCAGAATTTCTGTTCGTTCGTCAGTCTCAGTCTGGTGTGTGATACACGGGACGACGAACTCTTGAGAGATGTCGTATGCGAACTCGTTGTTGGCGGTGAAAATAATAGTGCGGTCGTCATAATGTCGTTTCAGGAGGGTATCGAGCGTGTCAAGTTTCTTTTCAGCAGTACGAGCGATGGTTTCCGCTCGTTGCTTGGCGATGAGAGCCCGTCTCCCCTGTGGGTCATACGAAGTCCGCTTGAGGAACTCAGCATACCCGTTTTCTTTCCAGAGGTCAAAATCGTGGCTGTCAACATAGTCACGGTAAATCCCGTATTCTTCATCGTATTGTTCCCGTTCGTCTCCTGTTAACTCTACCCCGAGATGGATGGTTTCGTACTCGCTGAGGTACTCGCCAGCAAGTTCGTTAACCTCCTCTCGGTAGACGACCGTGCCCAGAAGCTCCTTCAATGTCTTGTGTTTGCCGTCAGCACGCTCATAGGTGGCTGTGAGTCCGAGTCGATACGGGGAGATCGTCATTTCAGGAATCTGCTGGTAGGTTGGAGCTGGCAGATGGTGTACTTCGTCGACAACAAGAAGTCCAAACTTGTCGCCGTATTCGTTGATGTAGCGGTAGGCGGAGTCATAGGTCGTAACCGTGATGTTTGTGATATTGTGACTTCCGCCACCAAGAACACCGACCCCATCAGGGAGTTGCTCGCTGAACGCGTTAGTGAGCGTCGCGTGCCATTGGTTCATCAAGTCGATCGTCGGAACGACGACCAGCGTACTCACACCTGCATCAGCAATCGCTTGGACAGCAAGGAACGTCTTTCCGCTTCCAGTCGGGAGAACAACGCTTCCCTGGCGGTCGTTGTCCTGCCACGCCGAAAGAGCCTCCTGCTGATAATCTCGCGGTTCGATAGCAACCGAGGGAGTGAAGTGAAACTCGGAGTACGCACGGGCATCATCTTCGAACTCAGCTATGGTCGCTGTGGATTGGGTGAGAGTGGCTTGTTCGTCGGGGTCAGCCAGCCAATCACAGATATCGCGATAGTGTTGTGCCCGTGCCCGATACTCTTCAACACGGTCATCCCACTCAGCATATGGCACAGTATCAGGGGCGTCTTCAAGAAGAAGCGTGCCGTCATCAAAGGCGAGACGCATTCAACCCTGTCTATGCGGGTAGGATACTTGTCTGTGCTGGAGCAAACACCTCATGAGGGACGCACTACGTCGAGAGGTCATCAGCCATTGAGCGAAGTTCACTCTTGCTCGGTTGACTTCCGATCTCGACGGTCTCATCCCCATCCCCATCCCCAGCCCAGAACCGAAACTGCTGATGATCAACATCGAAATGAAGTCCACAGGAGATATCGGGATCTGCCTGCTCGTATGCGGATTTATTCACAGCCTCCCCCGCTTGAAGGGTTTCAAGAAGATACTCGGCGACGTGGGGACGTTGCTTCATCGCCAAGATGTGGTCGGTTGCGACGTGTTTGAGTACTTCCTCACCCGTGCTGTATCTATTGCCGACAAGATAGAACTCACCGCTGAAATTGTATGAT from Haloquadratum walsbyi C23 harbors:
- a CDS encoding winged helix-turn-helix domain-containing protein, whose amino-acid sequence is MTGDPSPDAPDEFPSEEEIPNEPVTVDDIDPFSVNDDDFEDIDDFAAAEWKDQSTADERIRTVINRTTTPKSASDISDTALVSETKARTTLNKLAEEGIVRSHQTDSGKLYSRDPEWHLLKQIRKLATSETLVNQIQRIKQELTEYKSKYDVNDPEELLISDKELDQNELDDISHWRTAKRELSHLRAAYRLKEAKEQASIVDEPEDRRTDNQTTTPSNNQAPLQ
- a CDS encoding DUF6166 domain-containing protein → MSRIIDPQSPEQRRQRTDRDVVYIGYRQRGRAVVEKLPNHEQLTPHRSLKVANHSPIGFEWGYGGSGPAQLALALLLNYTDDEEFALTHYTQFKNEVVSQLECAGPNDRWRLTGGEIEAVVGAEADELIAP
- a CDS encoding HVO_A0114 family putative DNA-binding protein, which translates into the protein MTTLHITVGDRAQLREDTLQFIQSAEADELGKSDERAVLQFGTYDDLVDSLTPLRLNLIQAIAKEHPSSMRKAARLVDRDVSDVHADLKQLEVLGILELKEGGPGGAIQPIVPFDKIEMHIDYPLLDDVDVDSTPASAD
- a CDS encoding DUF790 family protein, producing MLTADLARSRTDENSITPLLIDTDEQQYRETAAELIQIFEEHLGESKGELEDTIDQLTVSDTDYKIVQGLAKLLKDECEFETVAPVDSREIRQELFEVANRNHPIVRQPTLGEDTQSVWIYSTVADRLGISLEECYRGMYADLEENKRLVRFGHRVSDKYEGADESSTTTRLTGDSEESYAEDTITVDWLLTRYNLALAQAELYDATEMRIRVWDSFATVFSYVKLFGLMHRIYPIDSDGNRVPSTDVADGYEAILDGAASLFSKSRKYGIRMANFLPALPLCDRWKMEADILNDESGSAGRTLSFELDSSSGLSSHYSAQGEFDSDVERTLAQKWERMNTDWKLVREDDVLDLGAEVMLPDFAIEHPDGRRVVFEIVGFWTPEYLDKKLAKIRDADRDNLIVAVSERLDCSSDDFEGMDDRVLWFKSGIHVYDVVELAEEYAVDGRAPDYRH
- a CDS encoding toxin-antitoxin system TumE family protein; the protein is MGGYPTDEGWATNSRTATPHVEAGLVENLVIRRTTDTDAYPSGWKYTLHLGTLQDLTLIRYDNAHEDTKGHELHTASGDADVEFWASADEYWDTIGGNPQRPY
- a CDS encoding DUF7389 domain-containing protein — its product is MSDSKQQPGRVVESSSSEERTKRTEYVERSDVGVSLTVKLKRGTGTRDQDEVIAKAKGKTLEDAREDMETLRGYIHDLAEDARQIQPGEDDE
- a CDS encoding DEAD/DEAH box helicase family protein gives rise to the protein MRLAFDDGTLLLEDAPDTVPYAEWDDRVEEYRARAQHYRDICDWLADPDEQATLTQSTATIAEFEDDARAYSEFHFTPSVAIEPRDYQQEALSAWQDNDRQGSVVLPTGSGKTFLAVQAIADAGVSTLVVVPTIDLMNQWHATLTNAFSEQLPDGVGVLGGGSHNITNITVTTYDSAYRYINEYGDKFGLLVVDEVHHLPAPTYQQIPEMTISPYRLGLTATYERADGKHKTLKELLGTVVYREEVNELAGEYLSEYETIHLGVELTGDEREQYDEEYGIYRDYVDSHDFDLWKENGYAEFLKRTSYDPQGRRALIAKQRAETIARTAEKKLDTLDTLLKRHYDDRTIIFTANNEFAYDISQEFVVPCITHQTETDERTEILERFRTGEYSMLATSQVLDEGIDVPAANVGIILSGSASKRQYAQRLGRILRPTDDRQPARLYEIIAEDTMETYVSEQRRQGVTSDANS
- a CDS encoding DUF262 domain-containing protein; its protein translation is MDAEDQFLQSVFAGEKQFVIPVFQRNYSWGTDELDALWSDVQNLLEADSLSEEHFIGTFVVMPGNHRPGTVPEYLVIDGQQRLITLTLFLSAIRDYATEVNDERHNSFAEEINKKYLIDEFKDGVEKFKVISRAEDRDALFTIVEQESVDENLAETSIYQSYDFLYSKIEEVNGDDEIETLDRLKQIIIQQLPLVMITTSEDENPYAIFETLNERGLQLEESDLIRNHVFMQLSLTEQDRFNDEHWMPFEQKFEETDDYSGVDLTEFYRDYMMRTGEYVQKNEIYHQFKRRTSEMTPRELVDELSYYGDLYLWIQRPETAPNEELTNALRRLQYLEIGTAHQLVLNLLYRWDSDNLSIDELLETLHGLESFVLRRFICGRSTRGYYRTFPIAARSIEDDDVKGSLFAYLKSQGWPDDTELLDNILRFDMYNRDKKKTWLVLRTLEEQFGHKEPVQYDELTIEHVMPQTIDDNEWGDEWKAMLGDEWERIHDQWLHALGNLTLSGYNPELSNRPFDEKRELLMESHVELNGYFEECDNWTEKTIRERNQELAERLASIWRVPQVDD
- a CDS encoding DUF7437 domain-containing protein — translated: MLAVSDVIQNERFARLYARVLEVNTPTVEELASRFASSQTTVYEDVKHLVEIGVLKRVTDSQPHRYSARRVDLTIQTGEETFQITPTLLVALAQRDSNDNIELYVERHGVSGLATTIEYARAYTKSEMTARIMAREQEIPVLEAETILQELQEILLDVEDEILTELDIEALDADVDERIGE